In one Trichosurus vulpecula isolate mTriVul1 chromosome 8, mTriVul1.pri, whole genome shotgun sequence genomic region, the following are encoded:
- the LOC118827920 gene encoding olfactory receptor 11G2-like has product MTILGTHNISGTVSEFILLGFSRSQEIEILLFVLFSIMYALTLMGNGTIVYAVWWDQQLHIPMYILLASFSFLEICYTNSSVPNMLANLLSKTKTISYSGCILQFYVFSSLCATELFFLSLMAFDRYIAICYPLHYPTIMTGKLCATLVSACWVGGFLWLLTPVSLLSQVPFCGPNVIDHYLCDLGAMLALSCTPVPKTTLTCGVVSTLITFITLIYILGSYTQVLRAVLRVPKGSGRQKAFSTCASHLAVVSLFYGSIMMMYVSPGSASQPEMQKFITLFYSVATPLFNPMIYSFRNKEIKAALRKVLGRI; this is encoded by the coding sequence ATGACCATCTTAGGCACTCATAACATCTCTGGAACTGTAAGCGAGTTCATCCTTCTGGGCTTTTCACGCAGCCAAGAAATAGAAATCCTTCTCTTTGTCTTGTTCTCCATTATGTATGCACTGACTCTGATGGGAAATGGGACAATTGTCTACGCTGTGTGGTGGGACCAGCAGCTCCACATCCCTATGTACATCTTATTGGCCAGCTTTTCCTTCCTTGAGATCTGCTATACTAACTCCAGTGTCCCCAACATGCTAGCCAACCTCCTCTCTAAGACCAAGACCATCTCCTACAGTGGCTGCATCCTCCAATTCTACgtcttttcttctttatgtgCAACAGAACTCTTCTTCCTGTCCCTCATGGCATTTGATCGTTACATCGCAATCTGCTACCCACTCCACTATCCCACCATTATGACTGGGAAGCTCTGTGCCACCCTGGTGTCTGCCTGCTGGGTGGGTGGCTTCCTTTGGTTACTGACCCCTGTATCTCTCCTCTCCCAGGTGCCCTTCTGTGGTCCAAATGTCATTGACCACTATTTATGTGATCTAGGGGCAATGCTGGCCTTATCATGTACACCTGTCCCTAAAACTACTCTAACCTGTGGTGTTGTCAGTACCCTTATTACCTTTATCACCCTAATTTACATCCTTGGTTCCTACACCCAGGTGCTAAGGGCTGTGCTCCGAGTGCCCAAGGGCTCGGGAAGACAGAAAGCCTTTTCTACATGTGCTTCCCATCTAGCTGTAGTGTCACTATTCTATGGCTCAATCATGATGATGTATGTGAGCCCGGGGTCAGCCAGCCAACCTGAGATGCAGAAATTCATCACTTTGTTCTACTCAGTGGCTACTCCACTCTTCAATCCCATGATCTATAGTTTCCgtaataaagaaattaaggctgCTTTGAGAAAAGTCCTGGGGAGAATATAA